In the genome of Triticum urartu cultivar G1812 chromosome 5, Tu2.1, whole genome shotgun sequence, one region contains:
- the LOC125505946 gene encoding uncharacterized protein LOC125505946, translating into MGACNSCEATAVAAVTGASAVGEATAARVVLADGQLQRFPGGTRASQAMKAAAAPAGACFLCSADGLELGGAVAAVVGDEELQPGQLYFVLPAAMRRRALQAEEMAALAIRASAALAGDHDGPLVFPDSASGAPAARSGAKGGSRRRSRRAPSLGRDFVPDLGAIAE; encoded by the coding sequence ATGGGCGCGTGCAACTCGTGCGAGGCGACGGCCGTGGCGGCGGTCACGGGGGCCTCCGCGGTGGGCGAGGCCACGGCGGCAAGGGTCGTGCTCGCGGACGGCCAGCTGCAGCGGTTCCCCGGGGGCACCCGGGCGTCGCAGGCCATGAAGGCCGCGGCGGCTCCCGCGGGCGCGTGCTTCCTGTGCAGCGCCGACGGGCTCGAGCTCGGCGGcgcggtggccgcggtggtgggCGACGAGGAGCTGCAGCCCGGGCAGCTCTACTTCGTGCTGCCCGCGGCGATGCGGCGGCGGGCGCTGCAGGCGGAGGAGATGGCCGCGCTCGCGATCCGCGCCAGCGCCGCGCTGGCCGGCGACCACGACGGCCCGCTCGTGTTCCCCGACTCGGCCAGTGGCGCCCCCGCGGCGAGGAGCGGCGCGAAGGGCGGGTCCCGCCGGCGGTCGCGGAGGGCGCCCAGCCTCGGGCGCGACTTCGTGCCGGATCTCGGCGCCATTGCCGAGTAG